GAAGTGGAGTGGGTCGGCAATAGCACGGGGCGCAAGGCGCTTTGGCTGTTCTTCTTCCCGGCGATCCAGCTGGCGCGCCTGTCGCGGCTCAAGGGCACGGTGCCGTTCATGGGCTTTTGGACCTATGTCAACACCGCCGTCATCCTGCTCTTCGATCTCTTCGTGCTCTGGGCGTTCGGCCCGAATGCGCTGCTCTATCTGGCGCTCTCCTTCTGGTTCTCGGTCGGCGGGCTGCATCCTTTGAGCGCGCGCTGGGTGCAGGAGCATTTCGCCTTCGGCCCCAATCAGGGCACGTTCGACTATTACGGCCCGCTCAACAAAGTCGCGCTCAACATCGGCTACCACAACGAGCATCACGACTTTCACGAGATACCCTGGCGACGCCTGCCGGAGCTCACCGAGATGGCGCCCGAGTTCTACAAGCCGCTCGGCGCGCATTACTCCTGGTTCGCCCTGCTCGTCACCTTCGTCTTCGACCCGCGCTATTCGCTGCAGACGCGCTCCGCCAATGTGGAGAGCGCCAGCGCCGCGCAGCTCGTTCCCGTCCCGGCGGAGTAGAGTTTCCCATGACTGCCACTGAAAACGACGCGCTCGACGCCTCGCCGCGCCTCTTCGAGAGCGACCTTCTCGACAAATATTCGCGCGTCCATCATCTGACCCCGCCGCTCGTCTATGGGCCGATCATTCTCTGGCTCATCGCCTATGCGAGCAATTATGCGAGCGCGGGCTATATTCTCCTCGCCTTCGTCGCCGGCTACATCGCCTGGACGCTGACCGAATATTTCGGCCATCGCTTCCTGTTCCACACGGTGTTTCCGCTGCCCTTCGGGCTCGGGCCGCGCTTCCAATTCCTCATCCATGGCGTGCATCACATCTATCCGAGCGATCCGCTGCGGCTGGTGATGCCGCCGCTGCTCTCCGCGCCGATCATGCTGATCGCGCTGACGCTGATCCGCCTCGTCTTCGGCGGAGACTTCGCCTGGCCGATGCTGGCGGGCTTCATCGCCGGCTATGTGCTCTACGACTGCGTGCATTTCTGGACGCATCACGGCCAGCCGAAGTCGAAGCTCGGCCATTTGGTGCGCCGGCTGCACATGCTGCATCATTTCCGCGATCCGGAGCGCGGCTTCGGCGTTCACGCGATCTGGTGGGACTATGTGTTCGGCACCAATTACGAGCAGGGCCAGACGCCGGGAAGCCGGGCCGTGTGACGGGCTTTTCGTCGCAGCGCCTTCCATGCGCCGCTTTCGGTCATAAATGAGCCGAGGAGCGGGCGCATAGGGCGCAAAGGCAGGCGCCCGCCGCGCCCTCGAGCGAGCCGAATCATGTCGAGCGTCAAAGGGCCGCCCCAGTCTGCGACGAGTTCGGATCTGCCGCGCGCCGATGGCCGCGTCCGCGCGATCTTCGCCGCGCTCGCGCCGCAGCTCGCGCGCTGGTATCGCTCGCCGCTCTCCTGGCGCGTCGCCATCGGGCTCCTCGCCGCGGCCGCGGGCGTGATCTGGCGGCTGCTCATCGCCGGCGAGAGCGGCGGCCACACCTATGTCACCTTCTATCTGCCGGTTCTCGTCGCCTCCTTCACCGGCGGCGCGGTGTCCGGCGCACTGACGCTGCTCATCAGCGCCGCGGTCGCGCAGCTCTGGCTCGCGTCGATCGAGGGCCTCGAGGATGCGCTCGCCTTCGCGACCTTTCTGACGACGAACGGCCTGATCGTCGTCGTCGGCGAAGCGTTCCAGCGCACGCTGACCCATATCGACAATCTGGAGACGCGCCATGCGATGGAGCGGCTCGCGGCGCAGAATGCGCGACTCGTCGAGCGCTTCGGCAATGTCGCGCTCGCGGCGCCGGGCGTCGTCTTCTCCTTCCGGCTCGACACGGGCGGCTTCGGCTCCTGCCCCTATCTCGCGGAGAATGTGCGCACCGTCTTCGGCGTCGCGCCGGAGGAGATCGCGTCCAACGCCGCGCCCTTGCTCCGCCGTATCGATCCCGCCGACAATGAGCGCATGCGCGCGAGCTTCGCCCGCTCGGCGGCGCAGATGACGCTGCTGCGCGAGGAGTTCCGCTACGATCATCCGTCCAAGGGCGCGATCTGGCTGGAGACGCAGGCGCAGCCGGTGCGCCAGGCGGACGGCTCCGTCGTCTGGCACGGCTATGCGCAGGACGTCACCGAGCGCAAGCGCGAGGAGGCGGCGCGTCTCGCGGCGGAAGGCGCGCTGGAGCAGCGCATCGTCGAGCTCGAGCGCGTCAATGAGCGGCTCGCCCGCTTCGCCTATGTCGCCTCGCATGATCTGCAGGAGCCGCTGCGCAAGATCGTCGCCTTCTCGCAAATGCTCGACGCGGCCGTCGCCTCCTCGGACCATAAGGATATTTCCTATGCGAGCGAGGTGATGCGCGGCTCGGCGCTGCGCGCGCGCGAATTGGTCGAGGATCTGCTCGTCTATTCGCGCGTCGTCGAGGCACCGCTCAAAGTGCAGCGGCGCGACCTGCGCGTCGAAATCCAATCGGCGCTGAACGACATTTCCGAGCTGATCGAGGAATCCAAGGCCGATGTCAGCCTCGACGCGCCGCGCGTCGAATTCGAGGCGGACCCGCCGCAATTCGCGCGGCTCATGCATAATCTCGTCAGCAACGCCATCAAGTTCCGCCGGCAAGGGGAAACGCCGCGCATCGCCATAGCCGGCCATGTCGAGGATGGACAGCTGCGCCTCTCCGTCTGCGACGATGGCGTCGGCTTCGAGGCGAAATACGCCAAGGCGATCTTCGAGCCGTTCAAGCGCCTGCACAGTAAAGCGGAATATCCAGGCACGGGCATAGGCCTCGCTATCTGCAAGACGATCGCCGATCGCCACGGCTGGACGCTGACCGCGCGGTCGCAACCGCTGCAGGGCGCTACATTCGAGGTGACGATGCGGCTGCCGAGCTGAGCAAAAGCCGCGGTCACGACCGAGACAGATCATGCATGAGCTTTTGGCGTTGGCCGCGCGCTCCAGGGCCCTGCCCGCCTGGATGCGTTCTCTGGGAGCCTCCGGCCTGACGCTGGCCGCGCTCGCGCTGCAGATGCTGCTGCGCGACAGCCTGCCGCCCGGCCAGCTTCTCCTCTTCGTTCCGGCCGTCCTATTCTCCGCTCTGCTCTTCGGCGGCGACGCCGGCGGCTGGGCGGCCGCCTTCAGCGCCGCCCTCGCCGCCTATTTTTTGTTCCAGGGCGAAGGTTTCGCCGTCTCCGATCCGGCCGAGGCCTTTGCGCTGGTGCTATTCATCTGCGTCGGTCTCTGCATCGTCTATGTGCTGCAGGAGCTCTTCGGCGCGCTCGACCGGCGCGCCGCGGAGACATCCGCCGCCCTCGCCTGCGCGACCAAGACCGAGCGCATGAAGGGACTCTATCTCCAGGAAATGGCGCATCGGACCAAGAACGATCTGCAATTCGTCGCCTCCTTGCTGCAGATGGAGGGACGCGCGCTCGACGACGAGGACCGCCGCGCGTCGCTGCTCTCGGCGGCGAGCCGCGTCGCCGTCGTCTCCCGCGTCTATGCGCTGCTTCAGCAAGGCGCCGCGCTCGACGTCGAGATGAGACCGCTCATCGACGATCTTTGCGCGGATCTGCGTCTGGCCCTCATCGGCCTGCGGCCGATCGCGCTGCGGACGGAGGTGACGGATTGCGCGCTGGGCGTGGACGAGGCGCGCGCAGTCGCGCTCATCGTCAACGAGCTCGTCGTCAATGCGCTCGAATACGCCTTTCCCGAGGATCGGGCGGGAACGGTGAAGGTGCGGCTCGCGCGCGAGGGCGACGATCTCGCCTTGACGGTGGAGGACGACGGCGTCGGGCTGGCGTCGATGGAATCGAAGGGAGCGGGTTTCGGACAGAAGCTGGCGCGTTCCCTCGCGCAGCAGCTCGGCGGCGCCGTCACGATCGACGCCGGCGAGAAGACGGGCCTGCGCTGCGAGCTGCGTTTTCCGGCCCCGCCCGCGTGAGGCGCGTCACCCCGCCTTTTGCTCGATCTCCTCGATATCCTCGTCCGAGAGGCCGAAGTGATGGCCGATCTCATGCACGAGGACATGGGTGATGACCTCCTGCAGCGTGTCCTCGCCATCCGCCCAATAGTCGATGATCGGACGGCGATAGAGCCAGATCATATTCGGCGGCTCGCCCGTGTGCGCCGTCGCGTCGCGCTGCGCGAGGCCCTGGCCGCGGAACAATCCCAAGAGATCGAACTCGGTCTCGCACTCCATCTCCTCGAGGATTTCCTCGTCCGGGAAATCCTCGACATGGATCACGAGACCTTCGCAGAGCCGCGTGAAGCGCGACGGCAGCGAGGCGAAAGCCGCATCGGCCAGCACCTCGAGGTCCTCGAGCGAAGGGGCGCGGAGCTGGGCGAGAGCGCTATCGTCGAGAGGCGAGGCCATGCGAGACTTACCTCCAGCTGCGGACATCCACGAAATGGCCGGCGATCGCCGCCGCCGCCGCCATGGCGGGCGACACGAGATGCGTGCGGCCCTTGAAGCCCTGGCGGCCCTCGAAATTGCGGTTCGAGGTCGAGGCGCAGCGCTCGCCCGGCGCGAGACGATCCGGATTCATCGCCAGGCACATTGAGCAGCCCGGCTCGCGCCATTCGAAACCGGCGGCGGTGAACACTTTGTCCAGCCCCTCCGCCTCGGCCTGCGCCTTCACGAGGCCGGAGCCCGGCACGACAATGGCGTTGACGCGGGCGTTGATCTGCTTGCCGGCGATGACCGCTGCGGCGGCGCGCAGATCCTCGATGCGGCCATTGGTGCAGGAGCCGATGAAGACGCGATCGATGGCGATGTCGCTCGCCTTCTCGCCGCCCTTCAGGCCCATATACTCGAGCGCCCGGGCGATAGCCTGACGCTTGGCCGGATTGGCGACGCTGTCCGGCGTCGGCACCAGGCCGCTGATCGGCATCACATCCTCGGGCGAGGTGCCCCAGGTGAGAGTCGGCGGCAGAGCGGCGGCGTCGAGCACGATCACGCGGTCGTAATGCGCGCCCTCGTCGGAGCGCAGCGTCTCCCAATAGCGGACGGCGGCGTCGAAGACCTCGCCCTGCGGGGCCTTGGGCCGGCCGCGGAGATATTCGTAAGTCTTCTCGTCCGGCGCGACGAGGCCGGCGCGAGCGCCGCCTTCGATCGACATGTTGCAGACGGTCATGCGCCCCTCGATCGAGAGATCGCGAATCGCCTCACCCGCATATTCGATCACATGGCCGGTGCCGCCGGCGGTGCCGATCTCGCCGATGATGGCGAGAATTATGTCCTTGGCGGTCGCGCCCTCGGCCAACTTGCCGTCGACGCGCACCAGCATATTGGCGGCCTTTTTCTGGATGAGCGTCTGCGTCGCCAGAACATGCTCGACCTCGGAGGTGCCGATGCCATGGGCGAGCGCGCCGAAGGCGCCATGGGTGGAGGTGTGGCTGTCGCCGCAGACGATCGTCGTGCCGGGCAGAGTGAAGCCCTGCTCCGGGCCGACGATATGGACGACGCCCTGACGCGAATCATGCTCATTGTAATATTCGACGCCGAACTCGGCGGCGTTGATGGCGAGCTGCTCGACCTGCGCCTTGCTCTCCGGGTCTGTGATCGGCAGAGAGCGATCGGTCGTCGGCACATTATGGTCGACGACGGCGAGCGTCTTTTGCGGCGCGCGGACCTTGCGGCCGGTGACGCGCAGTCCCTCGAAGGCCTGCGGGCTCGTCACCTCATGGATCAAATGGCGATCGATGTAGATGAGGGACGCGCCGTCCTCCTGCTCATGAACCACATGATCGTCCCAGATCTTGTCGTAGAGCGTGCGCGGGCGTCCTGCCATTTGTCTCGTTCCTGCTCCGAACTGCCGTAAAAAGAGCCGCAAATTCGGCCTCGACCGAACCCGGTAGGCTGTTCTACTCGCAACCTGCTCGGCTTGGAAGTATGTAATCTCGGCGACGCCCGAGCGGGAGGCCTCTTCGACGTGATGCGATTTTCGACGGCGCCGCCGCCAGAGCTGACGGCCGCGCTGGCCCGCCTATTGGACGAGCGCTCCCGCCGGGCGCTGGCCGAGCGAACCACACGCATTTCCGCCCTTTATCGCGCCGGCCGGACGACGGCGCAGGCGATTCTCGATGAAGACGACGCCCTCGCCTACGCCCTCTATCGCCTTCCCGCCACTTACGCGGCGACCATTCATGCGCTCGGCCGGCTCGCCGAACGAGCCCCGGACTTCGCTCCGCGGCGAATGCTGGACCTCGGCGCGGGGCTCGGGACCGCGAGCCTCGCCGCGCGCGAGGTCTGGCCGCAAATGGACGAGAATGTGCTGCTCGACCGCAGCGCGCCTTTTCTGGCGCTCGCCCGGCGACTCGCCGGCGAGTCGCTGGCGGAAGCGAGAATCATCGCCGGCGATCTCGCCGCGCCTCCCGATCTCGGCCCGGCTTTCGACCTCGTCGTCGCGAGCTACGCTTTGACGGAAATCGCCGAGGAAAAGCTCGACGCCGCCGTCGACGCCGCCTGGAGCCGCTGCGCGGGGGCGCTGGCCCTGGTCGAGCCCGGCACGCCGCGCGACCATGCGCGGCTGATGCGGATGCGGGCGCGGCTCGTCGCGGCCGGGGCGCACGTCTCCCTGCCCTGCCCGCATTCTGCGCCCTGTCCGCTCGAGGCGCCGGACTGGTGCCATTTCTCGGTGCGGCTCGCCCGCTCACGCGACCATAAGCTGCTCAAAGGCGCCGACGCGCCCTTCGAGGACGAGAAGTTCGCCTATCTGGTCGCGACTCGAGCCGAAGCCTCCATCGAGCCTGCGCCGGCCCGTATGTTGGCTCGGCCGGAAGTTCTCAAGCATGGATTAAGGATAAAGCTTTGCGCGGCGGCGGGAATCGAAGAAGTTACCGTGCTGAAACGCGATAAGCAGAAATTCGGTCCTATAAAAAAGAAAGACTGGGGCGACGAGGTCGCCGCGGGGGAAACGTCGGCGAGGGAATGAAATGCAGCGCCCGAGGGTCTCGCCTTATCTTACCGTCTCGCCGGCCGCCGGCGCGATCGCTTTCTATACTGCCGCCTTCGGCGCGCAACAGCGGGCATTGATGCCCTCGGTCGACGGGATACGCATCGCCCATTGCGAGCTGACGATCAATGGCGGCTCGGTGATGCTCGCGGACGCCTTCCCCGAGCTCGGCCACGCCCGCCCGCCGCTTCCCGGCGAGCAGGTCACCGCCTCGGTGAGCCTCGAATATGACAAAGCGCAGGAAGTCGACGACATCGTCGCCCGCGCCAGCCAGCTCGGCGCCAAGGTCGAGACGCAGCCGACCAATACTTTCTGGGGCACGCGCTACGCCGCGCTGCGCGATCCCTTCGGCCACAGATGGATTTTGAACGCGCCGCTCGACTCGTCCGGCGGCTGAGCCGCAGCCGAGAATTCGCGTTACGGCTCGACGAAGAAAGAGCGTCGCATCGAGGTCCAAGTGTCGAGCGCCAGCTCGATCTCCGACGGCGATTCGCAGCAGAATTGCGCGAGCGGTGAGGCGTCGCCGACCAGAATGGACGGAACCACCGCCGCCCGAGCCGGCAGCACGGCGCCGGACACGCTGGCGGCGATGACGAAAGCCTGATCGAAAGGCCGGGAGGCCTCGATCGCCCGCGCCAGCGGCTCCGCGCCCTCGCCGGCGTCATAGAACTTCGCGAAACGGCCGGCGAGGCCGAGCCCTTCCGCCACAGCGGCGAGACCCTGCGTCCCCGCGGCGAAGGCGATCTGGATCCAGCCCTTGGCGGCCAGCGTCTCCAGCGTCTCCGCCGCGCCGTCCACCAGCCGCCAATCCGGCTCGCGGCGCGCCACGACGCCCTCGAAATCCCAGAACAGGATTTTGCTCATCGGTCCTCTTCACGGCACAGCAGAGCGTTTCCGGACGAAGTGGACGCCGATCCGGCGCTGGAAACGCGTCAAACTAAAAACCGGGAATCTTTTCATGTTTCAAAGGAAATATGAAAAGACTCCCGAGACGACGAAGCGATCCTGGGGCCTATCGCCGCACAGGATCGCTCCGCCACGCTCGCGATGATGGGGAAAGCTCCGGGCCTCACTCGGCCGCGGGCGCAGCCTTGTCCTTGGCCTTCGTCTTATTGTCGATGCGCTCGGCGATGCGGGCGGATTTGCCGCGACGGTCGCGCAGATAATAGAGCTTGGCGCGACGTACCTTGCCGCGGCGGACCAGCTTGATCGAGTCGATGAGCGGCGCATGGATGGGGAACACGCGCTCCACGCCCTCGCCATAGGAAATCTTGCGAACGGTGAAGCTCTCGTTGAGGCCGCCGCCCTGGCGGGAGATCACCACGCCCTCATAGGCCTGGATGCGGGAACGCTCGCCTTCCTTCACCTTCACATTGACGATGACGGTGTCGCCGGGGCGGAATTCCGGGATCGACTTG
This genomic window from Methylosinus sp. H3A contains:
- the leuC gene encoding 3-isopropylmalate dehydratase large subunit; its protein translation is MAGRPRTLYDKIWDDHVVHEQEDGASLIYIDRHLIHEVTSPQAFEGLRVTGRKVRAPQKTLAVVDHNVPTTDRSLPITDPESKAQVEQLAINAAEFGVEYYNEHDSRQGVVHIVGPEQGFTLPGTTIVCGDSHTSTHGAFGALAHGIGTSEVEHVLATQTLIQKKAANMLVRVDGKLAEGATAKDIILAIIGEIGTAGGTGHVIEYAGEAIRDLSIEGRMTVCNMSIEGGARAGLVAPDEKTYEYLRGRPKAPQGEVFDAAVRYWETLRSDEGAHYDRVIVLDAAALPPTLTWGTSPEDVMPISGLVPTPDSVANPAKRQAIARALEYMGLKGGEKASDIAIDRVFIGSCTNGRIEDLRAAAAVIAGKQINARVNAIVVPGSGLVKAQAEAEGLDKVFTAAGFEWREPGCSMCLAMNPDRLAPGERCASTSNRNFEGRQGFKGRTHLVSPAMAAAAAIAGHFVDVRSWR
- a CDS encoding metallopeptidase family protein, whose translation is MASPLDDSALAQLRAPSLEDLEVLADAAFASLPSRFTRLCEGLVIHVEDFPDEEILEEMECETEFDLLGLFRGQGLAQRDATAHTGEPPNMIWLYRRPIIDYWADGEDTLQEVITHVLVHEIGHHFGLSDEDIEEIEQKAG
- a CDS encoding sensor histidine kinase, whose amino-acid sequence is MSSVKGPPQSATSSDLPRADGRVRAIFAALAPQLARWYRSPLSWRVAIGLLAAAAGVIWRLLIAGESGGHTYVTFYLPVLVASFTGGAVSGALTLLISAAVAQLWLASIEGLEDALAFATFLTTNGLIVVVGEAFQRTLTHIDNLETRHAMERLAAQNARLVERFGNVALAAPGVVFSFRLDTGGFGSCPYLAENVRTVFGVAPEEIASNAAPLLRRIDPADNERMRASFARSAAQMTLLREEFRYDHPSKGAIWLETQAQPVRQADGSVVWHGYAQDVTERKREEAARLAAEGALEQRIVELERVNERLARFAYVASHDLQEPLRKIVAFSQMLDAAVASSDHKDISYASEVMRGSALRARELVEDLLVYSRVVEAPLKVQRRDLRVEIQSALNDISELIEESKADVSLDAPRVEFEADPPQFARLMHNLVSNAIKFRRQGETPRIAIAGHVEDGQLRLSVCDDGVGFEAKYAKAIFEPFKRLHSKAEYPGTGIGLAICKTIADRHGWTLTARSQPLQGATFEVTMRLPS
- a CDS encoding sensor histidine kinase, which gives rise to MHELLALAARSRALPAWMRSLGASGLTLAALALQMLLRDSLPPGQLLLFVPAVLFSALLFGGDAGGWAAAFSAALAAYFLFQGEGFAVSDPAEAFALVLFICVGLCIVYVLQELFGALDRRAAETSAALACATKTERMKGLYLQEMAHRTKNDLQFVASLLQMEGRALDDEDRRASLLSAASRVAVVSRVYALLQQGAALDVEMRPLIDDLCADLRLALIGLRPIALRTEVTDCALGVDEARAVALIVNELVVNALEYAFPEDRAGTVKVRLAREGDDLALTVEDDGVGLASMESKGAGFGQKLARSLAQQLGGAVTIDAGEKTGLRCELRFPAPPA
- a CDS encoding fatty acid desaturase, coding for MNVISISSTSSADRSHVERRRLILEAHPEVRTLFGKDDLTFKITAGIFAGQLLIAAILGWLGLSYWPLTLLLAICVGAFANHAAFVAIHDAIHNCVFDNPLYNKLTALLADLPNAFPTAMGFRCYHIKHHSHLSAYDYDADIPSRWEVEWVGNSTGRKALWLFFFPAIQLARLSRLKGTVPFMGFWTYVNTAVILLFDLFVLWAFGPNALLYLALSFWFSVGGLHPLSARWVQEHFAFGPNQGTFDYYGPLNKVALNIGYHNEHHDFHEIPWRRLPELTEMAPEFYKPLGAHYSWFALLVTFVFDPRYSLQTRSANVESASAAQLVPVPAE
- a CDS encoding sterol desaturase family protein, coding for MTATENDALDASPRLFESDLLDKYSRVHHLTPPLVYGPIILWLIAYASNYASAGYILLAFVAGYIAWTLTEYFGHRFLFHTVFPLPFGLGPRFQFLIHGVHHIYPSDPLRLVMPPLLSAPIMLIALTLIRLVFGGDFAWPMLAGFIAGYVLYDCVHFWTHHGQPKSKLGHLVRRLHMLHHFRDPERGFGVHAIWWDYVFGTNYEQGQTPGSRAV
- a CDS encoding glyoxalase/bleomycin resistance/extradiol dioxygenase family protein: MQRPRVSPYLTVSPAAGAIAFYTAAFGAQQRALMPSVDGIRIAHCELTINGGSVMLADAFPELGHARPPLPGEQVTASVSLEYDKAQEVDDIVARASQLGAKVETQPTNTFWGTRYAALRDPFGHRWILNAPLDSSGG
- the rplS gene encoding 50S ribosomal protein L19, producing the protein MPSIIEQLDAEQSARLLEGKSIPEFRPGDTVIVNVKVKEGERSRIQAYEGVVISRQGGGLNESFTVRKISYGEGVERVFPIHAPLIDSIKLVRRGKVRRAKLYYLRDRRGKSARIAERIDNKTKAKDKAAPAAE
- a CDS encoding small ribosomal subunit Rsm22 family protein codes for the protein MRFSTAPPPELTAALARLLDERSRRALAERTTRISALYRAGRTTAQAILDEDDALAYALYRLPATYAATIHALGRLAERAPDFAPRRMLDLGAGLGTASLAAREVWPQMDENVLLDRSAPFLALARRLAGESLAEARIIAGDLAAPPDLGPAFDLVVASYALTEIAEEKLDAAVDAAWSRCAGALALVEPGTPRDHARLMRMRARLVAAGAHVSLPCPHSAPCPLEAPDWCHFSVRLARSRDHKLLKGADAPFEDEKFAYLVATRAEASIEPAPARMLARPEVLKHGLRIKLCAAAGIEEVTVLKRDKQKFGPIKKKDWGDEVAAGETSARE